A genomic region of Venturia canescens isolate UGA chromosome 7, ASM1945775v1, whole genome shotgun sequence contains the following coding sequences:
- the LOC122413679 gene encoding putative uncharacterized protein DDB_G0279653 isoform X3, whose amino-acid sequence MSPVRWARRKSSSSESERNCYNVQTSQVTTERASQKKDKKRIQEERRRSCEKRNPLLDRVKNTRLSFFREKEAESGTRSHEKDEGGEDDGDETGEDALDETGDKSQFRSMSELSQRGLTRNEFRRSVCEIDLQQVAENDKIRTKRRRRCKSQSRLPSRKSNEDRFSFLGFVSGGASGSSSGKANRDETKKMGSPKLSYRKRWSRSRDKLDENVTKKSLDENDDDDDDDDEDAASIEAEPGVTNDPNESYRYDTLTASSCLAAKFRAMQDRYLKSSTSKLIAKIYHRKDAKDRDKRRLRSFSYGTLPGLEELRTNPLYSEQDQDDNDSGILDNGSATSSLLDDRCGSGASGSPSIAANECSPSSLIPPELPPRGIPASNGEVDNKKWSFDLPNLRSDLRDEMATTIARNREQSRSIVRNVALDADLRNSCGRINEASNEKLIRRRIIDDDPPRKETRLDGGGRKDEKLSKECRLSVVRSRSYTTETSVVKLARESADQCLGIFIAKTTQSSPGYLVAHVVPNGLADREGTLKIGDEILIVNGKRLRGLSMSEARKILGDGSPPGDVDIVISRKIGLDSPKKMEESSVDYENVVVENGHILNNNNNNTNNVNNNNINNNAILTCPPSPKSHFRKHNSRHNRDRKNESSRSICSDKRNLNVTDTGQQSVSNFCTLPRRSRSTVSTFHTVVFEKGHGKKSLGFTIVGGRDSPKGSIGIFIKSVLPGGQAAEDGRLRAGDEILAVNGQVSHDLTHREAVQLFRNIKSGSLALHICRRVKNRETPMPKAKSCADLLLVDT is encoded by the exons ATGTCGCCGGTACGATGGGCACGAAGGAAATCCTCGAGCTCCGAGTCCGAAAGGAACTGTTACAACGTCCAAACTTCTCAGGTGACGACCGAACGCGCCAGCCAGAAAAAGGACAAGAAGAGGATCCAGGAGGAGCGGAGACGATCTTGCGAGAAGAGGAATCCGCTGCTCGACCGCGTCAAGAATACACGGCTGAGCTTTTTCAGGGAAAAGGAGGCCGAGAGCGGGACGAGGTCGCACGAAAAGGACGAGGGCGGGGAGGACGACGGGGACGAAACCGGGGAGGACGCGCTCGACGAAACCGGCGACAAGTCGCAGTTTCGTTCAATGTCCGAGTTGAGCCAACGGGGACTGACGAGAAACGAATTTCGGCGCTCCGTCTGCGAGATCGACCTCCAACAAGTCGCCGAGAACGATAAAATTCGCACGAAGAGAAGAAGGCGCTGCAAGTCCCAGTCGAGGTTACCCTCGCGAAAAAGCAACGAGGATCGCTTCAGTTTTCTGGGATTCGTTAGCGGCGGAGCGAGCGGCTCATCCTCGGGGAAAGCGAATCGCgacgagacgaaaaaaatggggagCCCTAAATTGTCGTATCGTAAACGCTGGAGTCGTAGCAGAGACAAACTCGATGAGAACGTCACGAAAAAAAGCCTCGACgagaacgacgacgacgacgacgacgacgacgaagacgctGCGTCGATCGAGGCAGAGCCCGGAGTTACGAACGACCCGAACGAATCGTACCGTTACGATACTCTCACCGCGTCGAGCTGCTTGGCAGCCAAGTTTCGAGCCATGCAGGATCGCTACCTCAAGAGCTCGACGAGTAAATTGATCGCGAAAATTTATCATCGGAAAGACGCGAAAGATCGGGACAAGAGAAGACTCCGAAGTTTCTCGTACGGGACGTTACCGGGCCTCGAGGAATTGCGCACGAATCCGTTGTACTCGGAGCAAGATCAGGACGACAATGATTCCGGGATATTGGACAACGGCTCGGCGACGAGTTCCCTCTTGGACGATCGATGCGGGAGCGGCGCTTCCGGCTCTCCGAGCATCGCGGCGAACGAATGTTCGCCGAGTTCTTTAATCCCACCGGAATTACCGCCTCGTGGAATTCCCGCGTCGAACGGTGAGGTCGATAACAAAAAGTGGAGTTTCGATCTGCCGAATTTGCGGTCGGACCTGCGCGACGAAATGGCCACGACGATTGCGAGGAACCGGGAGCAATCGCGATCGATCGTAAGGAACGTCGCGCTGGACGCGGATCTGAGAAATTCATGTGGCAGGATAAACGAAGCCTCGAACGAGAAGCTCATCAGGCGTAGGATCATCGACGACGATCCCCCCCGAAAAGAAACTCGCCTCGACGGGGGAGGTCGCAAAGATGAGAAACTTTCGAAAGAGTGCAGATTGTCCGTGGTCCGATCGCGTTCCTACACCACCGAGACGAGCGTCGTTAAACTGGCTCGGGAAAGCGCCGATCAGTGTTTAGGAATATTCATCGCAAAAACTACGCAATCCAGTCCCGGTTATCTCGTGGCTCACGTCGTCCCGAACGGGCTCGCCGATCGAGAAGGAACCTTGAAAATTGGCGACGAAATTCTCATCGTCAATGGCAAACGGTTGCGAGGCTTGAGCATGTCGGAGGCCAGGAAGATTCTCGGGGACGGAAGTCCTCCGGGCGACGTCGACATCGTTATATCTCGAAAGATCGGGCTCGATAGTcctaaaaaaatggaagagagTAGCGTCGATTACGAGAATGTGGTAGTTGAAAATGGCCACATTCtcaacaacaataacaacaacacGAATAACGTCAATAACAACAACATTAATAACAACGCCATATTGACTTGTCCCCCATCGCCAAAATCACACTTTCGCAAGCACAATTCGCGTCACAATAGAGATCGTAAAAACGAATCGAGCAGATCGATATGCTCGGACAAACGGAATCTCAACGTTACCGACACCGGTCAACAAAGCGTTTCCAACTTTTGTACTTTACCGAGAAGATCGAGGAGCACCGTATCGACCTTTCACACGGTCGTCTTTGAAAAAGGACACGGCAAAAAATCACTCGGCTTCACCATCGTCGGAGGCCGTGACAGCCCCAAAGGAAGCATCG gcATTTTCATAAAATCGGTCCTGCCGGGAGGTCAGGCTGCTGAAGATGGCCGTTTGCGAGCTGGCGACGAGATACTGGCGGTCAACGGACAGGTCTCCCACGACCTGACCCACCGTGAGGCCGTTCAGCTTTTTCGCAACATCAAAAGTGGATCCCTCGCTCTGCACATCTGCAGGAGAGTGAAGAATCGCGAAACACC AATGCCAAAAGCCAAGTCCTGCGCGGATCTTTTGCTCGTGGATACGTGA
- the LOC122413679 gene encoding putative uncharacterized protein DDB_G0279653 isoform X2, which yields MPNNLHMSPVRWARRKSSSSESERNCYNVQTSQVTTERASQKKDKKRIQEERRRSCEKRNPLLDRVKNTRLSFFREKEAESGTRSHEKDEGGEDDGDETGEDALDETGDKSQFRSMSELSQRGLTRNEFRRSVCEIDLQQVAENDKIRTKRRRRCKSQSRLPSRKSNEDRFSFLGFVSGGASGSSSGKANRDETKKMGSPKLSYRKRWSRSRDKLDENVTKKSLDENDDDDDDDDEDAASIEAEPGVTNDPNESYRYDTLTASSCLAAKFRAMQDRYLKSSTSKLIAKIYHRKDAKDRDKRRLRSFSYGTLPGLEELRTNPLYSEQDQDDNDSGILDNGSATSSLLDDRCGSGASGSPSIAANECSPSSLIPPELPPRGIPASNGEVDNKKWSFDLPNLRSDLRDEMATTIARNREQSRSIVRNVALDADLRNSCGRINEASNEKLIRRRIIDDDPPRKETRLDGGGRKDEKLSKECRLSVVRSRSYTTETSVVKLARESADQCLGIFIAKTTQSSPGYLVAHVVPNGLADREGTLKIGDEILIVNGKRLRGLSMSEARKILGDGSPPGDVDIVISRKIGLDSPKKMEESSVDYENVVVENGHILNNNNNNTNNVNNNNINNNAILTCPPSPKSHFRKHNSRHNRDRKNESSRSICSDKRNLNVTDTGQQSVSNFCTLPRRSRSTVSTFHTVVFEKGHGKKSLGFTIVGGRDSPKGSIGIFIKSVLPGGQAAEDGRLRAGDEILAVNGQVSHDLTHREAVQLFRNIKSGSLALHICRRVKNRETPMPKAKSCADLLLVDT from the exons ATGCCGAATAACCTCC ACATGTCGCCGGTACGATGGGCACGAAGGAAATCCTCGAGCTCCGAGTCCGAAAGGAACTGTTACAACGTCCAAACTTCTCAGGTGACGACCGAACGCGCCAGCCAGAAAAAGGACAAGAAGAGGATCCAGGAGGAGCGGAGACGATCTTGCGAGAAGAGGAATCCGCTGCTCGACCGCGTCAAGAATACACGGCTGAGCTTTTTCAGGGAAAAGGAGGCCGAGAGCGGGACGAGGTCGCACGAAAAGGACGAGGGCGGGGAGGACGACGGGGACGAAACCGGGGAGGACGCGCTCGACGAAACCGGCGACAAGTCGCAGTTTCGTTCAATGTCCGAGTTGAGCCAACGGGGACTGACGAGAAACGAATTTCGGCGCTCCGTCTGCGAGATCGACCTCCAACAAGTCGCCGAGAACGATAAAATTCGCACGAAGAGAAGAAGGCGCTGCAAGTCCCAGTCGAGGTTACCCTCGCGAAAAAGCAACGAGGATCGCTTCAGTTTTCTGGGATTCGTTAGCGGCGGAGCGAGCGGCTCATCCTCGGGGAAAGCGAATCGCgacgagacgaaaaaaatggggagCCCTAAATTGTCGTATCGTAAACGCTGGAGTCGTAGCAGAGACAAACTCGATGAGAACGTCACGAAAAAAAGCCTCGACgagaacgacgacgacgacgacgacgacgacgaagacgctGCGTCGATCGAGGCAGAGCCCGGAGTTACGAACGACCCGAACGAATCGTACCGTTACGATACTCTCACCGCGTCGAGCTGCTTGGCAGCCAAGTTTCGAGCCATGCAGGATCGCTACCTCAAGAGCTCGACGAGTAAATTGATCGCGAAAATTTATCATCGGAAAGACGCGAAAGATCGGGACAAGAGAAGACTCCGAAGTTTCTCGTACGGGACGTTACCGGGCCTCGAGGAATTGCGCACGAATCCGTTGTACTCGGAGCAAGATCAGGACGACAATGATTCCGGGATATTGGACAACGGCTCGGCGACGAGTTCCCTCTTGGACGATCGATGCGGGAGCGGCGCTTCCGGCTCTCCGAGCATCGCGGCGAACGAATGTTCGCCGAGTTCTTTAATCCCACCGGAATTACCGCCTCGTGGAATTCCCGCGTCGAACGGTGAGGTCGATAACAAAAAGTGGAGTTTCGATCTGCCGAATTTGCGGTCGGACCTGCGCGACGAAATGGCCACGACGATTGCGAGGAACCGGGAGCAATCGCGATCGATCGTAAGGAACGTCGCGCTGGACGCGGATCTGAGAAATTCATGTGGCAGGATAAACGAAGCCTCGAACGAGAAGCTCATCAGGCGTAGGATCATCGACGACGATCCCCCCCGAAAAGAAACTCGCCTCGACGGGGGAGGTCGCAAAGATGAGAAACTTTCGAAAGAGTGCAGATTGTCCGTGGTCCGATCGCGTTCCTACACCACCGAGACGAGCGTCGTTAAACTGGCTCGGGAAAGCGCCGATCAGTGTTTAGGAATATTCATCGCAAAAACTACGCAATCCAGTCCCGGTTATCTCGTGGCTCACGTCGTCCCGAACGGGCTCGCCGATCGAGAAGGAACCTTGAAAATTGGCGACGAAATTCTCATCGTCAATGGCAAACGGTTGCGAGGCTTGAGCATGTCGGAGGCCAGGAAGATTCTCGGGGACGGAAGTCCTCCGGGCGACGTCGACATCGTTATATCTCGAAAGATCGGGCTCGATAGTcctaaaaaaatggaagagagTAGCGTCGATTACGAGAATGTGGTAGTTGAAAATGGCCACATTCtcaacaacaataacaacaacacGAATAACGTCAATAACAACAACATTAATAACAACGCCATATTGACTTGTCCCCCATCGCCAAAATCACACTTTCGCAAGCACAATTCGCGTCACAATAGAGATCGTAAAAACGAATCGAGCAGATCGATATGCTCGGACAAACGGAATCTCAACGTTACCGACACCGGTCAACAAAGCGTTTCCAACTTTTGTACTTTACCGAGAAGATCGAGGAGCACCGTATCGACCTTTCACACGGTCGTCTTTGAAAAAGGACACGGCAAAAAATCACTCGGCTTCACCATCGTCGGAGGCCGTGACAGCCCCAAAGGAAGCATCG gcATTTTCATAAAATCGGTCCTGCCGGGAGGTCAGGCTGCTGAAGATGGCCGTTTGCGAGCTGGCGACGAGATACTGGCGGTCAACGGACAGGTCTCCCACGACCTGACCCACCGTGAGGCCGTTCAGCTTTTTCGCAACATCAAAAGTGGATCCCTCGCTCTGCACATCTGCAGGAGAGTGAAGAATCGCGAAACACC AATGCCAAAAGCCAAGTCCTGCGCGGATCTTTTGCTCGTGGATACGTGA
- the LOC122413676 gene encoding uncharacterized protein — translation MFKRLAKSRRHSADEVGCSLPPGGIGLEEAPRHELLPRKSLEGQIQALNTALLRVSRNKYARRSCGDAPTMQSLLAAVEEPTPTSRTRSETDYQTVTAVPAFIVEHEPEKQLPPQRGLGVWGRRMSKKIESFRRAGSRESICSSTDRSEHAIRENNNVYASHNNNNNNNDNTNNNNNNDRLTRDSSREKSQKSGNDSTSTEKTVATKKSEGKSERRFLSGNSHRSPSPFKSFFIRMGSTGMLNSNRGNNRRSEQLENTRITPSEKENLFRSCSTSHLNASPTYVKGDDPSDGIDLQIGNRRDKTLSCDDLAARRPDEDVFGNDTIVEDPTLQPSSTSFQSCDFGNSRNEILRKSSSCDLKETKKCNFPYAFLRSKLSVLPEERQHQLHSTKDERLFKATSEEHFPALKIEESFDGTTTLGRRGASRNNYKIESRLSQPRDNENWRYHRNSYAEPGETVLRGSRNSARIDEDRYSLNPSRLERIEDCFRQDDAFYESGYPRTCRSAMAGSLDRSSDSGFDRRPNQRQQSYRERQFEESNDLCGRLSDRRFSETSSLLNADLDVAATLRHQRRNSAPNAEQRLSSHYVSSNESGYDSDGPRGESTLASEHENISLQCVNTDSSDTSSVVDSEIEKPIRTSTPACDSSLHPVESSSLSKDFVPSKKPGYALEESGRDVNGLRWHRSNSGRILPSIHHQDSYPREDSSERLSSGYSLEDSNVAPHRARLQQDKTRFLSDIIQPVKRIRRCRLVQLEKKDSRESLGIRLAQQRTGELRYIVVQLENGGIAHRDGRLRLGDEIVQVEGKDLKTMEGLAEVQEFLKSFTGNRVRLVTAYDEALPQVFSDVAPPEEEESHEVGRKVKNSGALPPKSPETVERYESPIDKNSAPSQSNEIVQLRKRPDNLAVTSCLRNKNRKESLNAVENPVESQQYLTRHVAKFEKGYGKPSLGFSVVGGRDSPRGEMGIFVRRVFPGGQADVTKSLFQGDEILSLNGKVLRGYTHQEVIELFKAVREGPVELDLARRHRYPKTPVKSAPY, via the exons ATGTTCAAACGACTGGCGAAATCACGGCGTCACAGCGCCGACGAGGTTGGCTGCTCCCTGCCTCCGGGAGGGATCGGCCTCGAGGAAGCTCCGCGACACGAGCTCCTGCCCAGAAAGTCCCTCGAAGGTCAAATTCAGGCTTTGAACACGGCGCTCCTAAGAGTCTCGAGAAACAAGTACGCTCGGCGGAGCTGCGGCGATGCCCCGACCATGCAGTCGCTCCTCGCGGCCGTGGAAGAACCAACGCCGACCTCGAGAACGAGATCGGAAACGGACTATCAAACGGTCACGGCTGTACCTGCGTTCATCGTTGAACATGAACCCGAAAAGCAGCTACCACCGCAAAGAG GATTGGGTGTTTGGGGCAGGAGGATGAGCAAGAAGATCGAGTCGTTTCGTCGAGCCGGCTCGAGAGAATCGATATGTTCGTCGACCGACAGATCCGAGCACGCTATTCGCGAGAACAACAACGTCTACGCGAgccacaacaacaacaacaacaacaacgacaatacgaataacaataacaataacgaTCGGTTAACGCGAGATAGCTCGAGGGAAAAGAGCCAGAAAAGTGGGAACGATTCGACaagcacggagaaaacggtaGCGACGAAAAAGTCTGAGGGCAAGTCGGAAAGGAGATTTTTATCGGGGAATTCGCACAGATCACCCTCGCCCTTCAAATCGTTTTTCATACGAATGGGCTCAACGGGCATGCTCAATTCGAATCGTGGGAATAACAGACGCTCCGAACAGCTCGAAAATACGCGCATAACGCCGTCCGAGAAGGAGAATCTTTTCAGGAGTTGCAGCACGAGTCATCTGAACGCGAGTCCAACTTACGTCAAAGGTGACGACCCGTCCGATGGGATTGATCTGCAGATTGGAAATCGCAGAGACAAGACATTGTCGTGCGACGATCTCGCAGCTCGTCGACCGGACGAGGATGTTTTCGGGAACGACACGATCGTCGAGGACCCAACGCTACAGCCCTCCTCGACGTCCTTTCAATCGTGCGACTTCGGTAACTCGAGAAACGAGATACTTCGCAAGTCGAGCAGCTGCGACctcaaagaaacgaaaaagtgCAACTTTCCCTACGCTTTTCTCCGCTCGAAGCTGTCGGTGCTGCCGGAAGAGCGACAACACCAACTTCATTCGACCAAAGATGAAAGACTGTTCAAGGCGACCTCGGAGGAACATTTTCCCGCGTTGAAGATCGAGGAATCTTTCGACGGAACGACGACCCTCGGCCGACGCGGCGCATCTCGAAACAACTACAAAATCGAGAGCCGCCTTTCTCAGCCACGGGACAACGAGAATTGGCGTTACCATCGAAACTCGTACGCCGAACCCGGCGAAACGGTCCTCAGGGGCTCCCGAAACTCGGCGAGGATCGACGAGGATCGTTACAGCCTCAATCCGAGCAGACTGGAGCGAATCGAAGACTGCTTTCGCCAGGACGACGCCTTTTACGAAAGCGGTTATCCGAGAACCTGCAGATCGGCGATGGCAGGGAGCCTCGATCGATCCTCCGACTCGGGATTCGATCGGCGTCCGAACCAACGGCAGCAGTCCTATCGGGAACGGCAGTTCGAGGAATCCAACGACCTTTGCGGCAGGCTCTCGGACCGGAGATTCTCCGAAACGTCGTCGCTGCTCAATGCCGATCTCGATGTCGCCGCGACGTTGCGTCATCAGCGCAGAAATTCGGCGCCGAACGCCGAGCAGAGACTGTCTTCGCACTACGTGAGCTCGAACGAGTCCGGCTACGACAGCGACGGGCCACGCGGTGAATCGACTCTCGCTTCCGAACACGAAAACATCAGTTTACAATGCGTCAATACCGACAGCTCCGACACGAGCAGCGTCGTCGACTCGGAAATCGAAAAGCCCATTAGAACATCAACACCCGCGTGCGACAGCAGTCTCCATCCCGTTGAATCGAGCAGTCTCTCAAAGGACTTTGTGCCCTCGAAGAAGCCTGGATACGCGCTCGAGGAATCCGGCCGGGACGTCAACGGTCTCCGGTGGCATCGGAGCAACTCGGGCAGGATTCTCCCGTCCATACATCACCAGGATTCTTACCCGAGGGAAGACTCCTCCGAGCGTCTCTCGTCCGGGTACAGCCTCGAGGATTCCAACGTCGCTCCTCACCGGGCACGACTGCAGCAGGACAAAACGAGGTTTCTCAGCGACATTATTCAACCGGTCAAGAGAATTCGAAGGTGCAGACTCGTGCAATTGGAGAAAAAGGATTCCCGGGAGAGCCTCGGCATCAGGTTGGCGCAGCAGCGCACCGGGGAGCTCCGTTACATCGTTGTTCAGCTCGAAAACGGCGGCATCGCTCACAG GGACGGTCGACTGAGGCTCGGGGATGAGATAGTCCAGGTCGAGGGTAAAGATCTCAAGACGATGGAAGGCCTCGCCGAAGTCCAGGAATTCCTCAAGTCTTTCACCGGCAACAGAGTCCGACTGGTGACGGCCTACGACGAGGCGCTGCCCCAAGTTTTCAGCGACGTTGCTCCCCCCGAGGAGGAGGAATCCCACGAGGTCGGAAGGAAGGTGAAAAACTCTGGGGCTCTTCCACCGAAGAGTCCGGAAACGGTGGAACGTTACGAGTCGCCGATCGACAAGAACTCGGCACCGAGTCAatcaaacgaaattgtacagcTTAGAAAACGCCCCGATAATCTCGCCGTCACTTCCTGTTTGCGAAACAAAAATCGTAAAGAGAGCCTCAACGCTGTCGAAAACCCCGTTGAATCCCAGCAGTATCTGACCCGACACGTCGCCAAATTCGAAAAGGGCTACGGCAAACCGAGCCTCGGATTCAGCGTCGTCGGCGGAAGGGACAGCCCACGGGGCGAGATGGGAATATTCGTCAGAAGAGTCTTTCCTGGTGGACAAGCCGACGTCACGAAATCTCTTTTTCAAG GGGATGAGATTTTGAGTCTGAACGGTAAAGTTCTGAGGGGTTACACGCATCAGGAAGTCATCGAATTGTTCAAAGCTGTGAGAGAAGGTCCGGTGGAGCTGGATTTGGCGAGAAGACACAG ataCCCCAAAACACCTGTTAAATCAGCGCCCTACTGA
- the LOC122413679 gene encoding putative uncharacterized protein DDB_G0279653 isoform X1, producing MRWFRGHADAPRLLSLSPLQADEELEGASLQLHSESRLRDMSPVRWARRKSSSSESERNCYNVQTSQVTTERASQKKDKKRIQEERRRSCEKRNPLLDRVKNTRLSFFREKEAESGTRSHEKDEGGEDDGDETGEDALDETGDKSQFRSMSELSQRGLTRNEFRRSVCEIDLQQVAENDKIRTKRRRRCKSQSRLPSRKSNEDRFSFLGFVSGGASGSSSGKANRDETKKMGSPKLSYRKRWSRSRDKLDENVTKKSLDENDDDDDDDDEDAASIEAEPGVTNDPNESYRYDTLTASSCLAAKFRAMQDRYLKSSTSKLIAKIYHRKDAKDRDKRRLRSFSYGTLPGLEELRTNPLYSEQDQDDNDSGILDNGSATSSLLDDRCGSGASGSPSIAANECSPSSLIPPELPPRGIPASNGEVDNKKWSFDLPNLRSDLRDEMATTIARNREQSRSIVRNVALDADLRNSCGRINEASNEKLIRRRIIDDDPPRKETRLDGGGRKDEKLSKECRLSVVRSRSYTTETSVVKLARESADQCLGIFIAKTTQSSPGYLVAHVVPNGLADREGTLKIGDEILIVNGKRLRGLSMSEARKILGDGSPPGDVDIVISRKIGLDSPKKMEESSVDYENVVVENGHILNNNNNNTNNVNNNNINNNAILTCPPSPKSHFRKHNSRHNRDRKNESSRSICSDKRNLNVTDTGQQSVSNFCTLPRRSRSTVSTFHTVVFEKGHGKKSLGFTIVGGRDSPKGSIGIFIKSVLPGGQAAEDGRLRAGDEILAVNGQVSHDLTHREAVQLFRNIKSGSLALHICRRVKNRETPMPKAKSCADLLLVDT from the exons ATGCGCTGGTTTCGAGGCCACGCTGATGCACCGAGACTTTTGAGCCTTAGTCCTTTGCAAGCCGACGAGGAACTCGAGGGTGCGTCTTTGCAGTTGCACTCGGAATCACGATTGAGAG ACATGTCGCCGGTACGATGGGCACGAAGGAAATCCTCGAGCTCCGAGTCCGAAAGGAACTGTTACAACGTCCAAACTTCTCAGGTGACGACCGAACGCGCCAGCCAGAAAAAGGACAAGAAGAGGATCCAGGAGGAGCGGAGACGATCTTGCGAGAAGAGGAATCCGCTGCTCGACCGCGTCAAGAATACACGGCTGAGCTTTTTCAGGGAAAAGGAGGCCGAGAGCGGGACGAGGTCGCACGAAAAGGACGAGGGCGGGGAGGACGACGGGGACGAAACCGGGGAGGACGCGCTCGACGAAACCGGCGACAAGTCGCAGTTTCGTTCAATGTCCGAGTTGAGCCAACGGGGACTGACGAGAAACGAATTTCGGCGCTCCGTCTGCGAGATCGACCTCCAACAAGTCGCCGAGAACGATAAAATTCGCACGAAGAGAAGAAGGCGCTGCAAGTCCCAGTCGAGGTTACCCTCGCGAAAAAGCAACGAGGATCGCTTCAGTTTTCTGGGATTCGTTAGCGGCGGAGCGAGCGGCTCATCCTCGGGGAAAGCGAATCGCgacgagacgaaaaaaatggggagCCCTAAATTGTCGTATCGTAAACGCTGGAGTCGTAGCAGAGACAAACTCGATGAGAACGTCACGAAAAAAAGCCTCGACgagaacgacgacgacgacgacgacgacgacgaagacgctGCGTCGATCGAGGCAGAGCCCGGAGTTACGAACGACCCGAACGAATCGTACCGTTACGATACTCTCACCGCGTCGAGCTGCTTGGCAGCCAAGTTTCGAGCCATGCAGGATCGCTACCTCAAGAGCTCGACGAGTAAATTGATCGCGAAAATTTATCATCGGAAAGACGCGAAAGATCGGGACAAGAGAAGACTCCGAAGTTTCTCGTACGGGACGTTACCGGGCCTCGAGGAATTGCGCACGAATCCGTTGTACTCGGAGCAAGATCAGGACGACAATGATTCCGGGATATTGGACAACGGCTCGGCGACGAGTTCCCTCTTGGACGATCGATGCGGGAGCGGCGCTTCCGGCTCTCCGAGCATCGCGGCGAACGAATGTTCGCCGAGTTCTTTAATCCCACCGGAATTACCGCCTCGTGGAATTCCCGCGTCGAACGGTGAGGTCGATAACAAAAAGTGGAGTTTCGATCTGCCGAATTTGCGGTCGGACCTGCGCGACGAAATGGCCACGACGATTGCGAGGAACCGGGAGCAATCGCGATCGATCGTAAGGAACGTCGCGCTGGACGCGGATCTGAGAAATTCATGTGGCAGGATAAACGAAGCCTCGAACGAGAAGCTCATCAGGCGTAGGATCATCGACGACGATCCCCCCCGAAAAGAAACTCGCCTCGACGGGGGAGGTCGCAAAGATGAGAAACTTTCGAAAGAGTGCAGATTGTCCGTGGTCCGATCGCGTTCCTACACCACCGAGACGAGCGTCGTTAAACTGGCTCGGGAAAGCGCCGATCAGTGTTTAGGAATATTCATCGCAAAAACTACGCAATCCAGTCCCGGTTATCTCGTGGCTCACGTCGTCCCGAACGGGCTCGCCGATCGAGAAGGAACCTTGAAAATTGGCGACGAAATTCTCATCGTCAATGGCAAACGGTTGCGAGGCTTGAGCATGTCGGAGGCCAGGAAGATTCTCGGGGACGGAAGTCCTCCGGGCGACGTCGACATCGTTATATCTCGAAAGATCGGGCTCGATAGTcctaaaaaaatggaagagagTAGCGTCGATTACGAGAATGTGGTAGTTGAAAATGGCCACATTCtcaacaacaataacaacaacacGAATAACGTCAATAACAACAACATTAATAACAACGCCATATTGACTTGTCCCCCATCGCCAAAATCACACTTTCGCAAGCACAATTCGCGTCACAATAGAGATCGTAAAAACGAATCGAGCAGATCGATATGCTCGGACAAACGGAATCTCAACGTTACCGACACCGGTCAACAAAGCGTTTCCAACTTTTGTACTTTACCGAGAAGATCGAGGAGCACCGTATCGACCTTTCACACGGTCGTCTTTGAAAAAGGACACGGCAAAAAATCACTCGGCTTCACCATCGTCGGAGGCCGTGACAGCCCCAAAGGAAGCATCG gcATTTTCATAAAATCGGTCCTGCCGGGAGGTCAGGCTGCTGAAGATGGCCGTTTGCGAGCTGGCGACGAGATACTGGCGGTCAACGGACAGGTCTCCCACGACCTGACCCACCGTGAGGCCGTTCAGCTTTTTCGCAACATCAAAAGTGGATCCCTCGCTCTGCACATCTGCAGGAGAGTGAAGAATCGCGAAACACC AATGCCAAAAGCCAAGTCCTGCGCGGATCTTTTGCTCGTGGATACGTGA